A window of the Macaca nemestrina isolate mMacNem1 chromosome X, mMacNem.hap1, whole genome shotgun sequence genome harbors these coding sequences:
- the LOC105465835 gene encoding forkhead box protein R2, which translates to MELKLKDCEFWYSLHGQVPGLLDWDMGNELFLPCTTDQCPLAEQILAKYKVRVMKPPEMPQKRRPSPDEDGPHCEPNLWMWVDPNILCPLGSQEAPKPSEKEDLTSISPFPQPPLKDEESNCSEDKVVESLPSSSSEQSLLQKQDIYSPSEFELTEEEAEEQEDNSLLSPERKCFQSQKLRQINSQVKSWQRPPLNCSHLISLALRNSPHCGLSVQEIYSFTRQHFPFFWTAPDGWKSTIHYNLCFLDSFEKMPDSLKDEDNARPHSCLWKLTKEGHRRFWEGTRALASAQRERIQECMSQPELLTSLFHL; encoded by the coding sequence ATGGAGTTAAAACTAAAAGATTGTGAATTTTGGTACAGTCTCCATGGCCAGGTCCCAGGGCTGCTGGACTGGGACATGGGGAATGAGTTATTTCTGCCTTGTACCACAGACCAGTGCCCTTTAGCTGAGCAGATCCTTGCCAAATACAAAGTCCGAGTAATGAAGCCCCCAGAGATGCCTCAGAAGAGGAGACCCAGTCCTGATGAAGATGGTCCTCACTGTGAACCCAATCTGTGGATGTGGGTGGACCCCAATATCTTGTGCCCCCTTGGCAGCCAGGAGGCCCCAAAGCCCAGTGAAAAAGAAGATCTGACAAGCATTTCTCCTTTCCCTCAGCCCCCATTAAAAGATGAAGAGTCTAACTGCTCAGAGGACAAAGTGGTAGAGTCTCTGCCATCTTCCTCCAGTGAGCAGTCTCTTTTACAGAAGCAGGATATCTATTCCCCCAGTGAGTTTGAGCTCACAGaagaggaggctgaggaacaagagGACAACTCCCTCCTGTCCCCTGAAAGGAAGTGCTTCCAGAGTCAGAAGCTACGGCAAATCAACAGCCAAGTGAAGTCCTGGCAACGGCCCCCTCTCAATTGTAGCCACCTTATTTCCCTAGCATTAAGAAACAGCCCCCACTGTGGCCTCAGTGTGCAGGAGATCTACAGTTTCACCCGACAGCATTTCCCCTTTTTCTGGACAGCTCCAGATGGCTGGAAGAGCACCATTCATtacaatctctgcttcctggacaGCTTTGAGAAGATGCCAGACAGCCTTAAGGATGAAGATAATGCAAGACCTCACTCTTGCCTTTGGAAGCTCACTAAGGAGGGGCACCGCCGCTTTTGGGAGGGGACTCGTGCCTTAGCCTCTGCTCAAAGGGAGAGAATCCAAGAGTGCATGAGTCAGCCAGAGTTGTTGACCTCTCTCTTTCATCTTTGA